A window of the Comamonas sp. Y33R10-2 genome harbors these coding sequences:
- the rfbB gene encoding dTDP-glucose 4,6-dehydratase, with protein sequence MIFVTGGAGFIGANFVLDWLAHSDESVVNIDKLTYAGNLENLASLQGDSRHVFVQADIGDSETWTRLLAEHQPRAVVNFAAESHVDRSIHGPEDFIQTNVVGTFRLLESVRAYWNRLEGEAKSNFRFLHVSTDEVYGTLAPTDPAFTEDNNYEPNSPYSASKAASDHLVRAWHHTYGLPVLTTNCSNNYGPLHFPEKLIPLVIVNALAGKPLPIYGDGMQVRDWLYVRDHCSAIRRVLEAGQLGETYNVGGWNEMANIDIVKTVCGLLDELRPRADGKAYVEQITYVTDRPGHDRRYAIDARKLERELGWKPAETFETGIRKTVQWYLANPEWVAHVQSGTYRDWVQKQYTAEAAA encoded by the coding sequence ATGATTTTTGTGACTGGCGGTGCAGGTTTTATTGGCGCGAATTTTGTGCTTGATTGGCTAGCTCACTCCGATGAATCAGTCGTCAATATCGACAAACTGACCTATGCAGGCAATCTGGAAAATCTTGCCAGCCTGCAAGGAGATAGCCGCCATGTGTTTGTGCAGGCCGATATTGGCGACAGCGAAACTTGGACCCGTTTGCTGGCTGAGCACCAACCCCGCGCGGTAGTGAACTTTGCCGCTGAGTCGCATGTGGATCGCTCCATTCACGGCCCTGAAGATTTCATTCAGACCAATGTGGTTGGTACCTTCCGTTTGCTGGAATCTGTGCGCGCTTACTGGAATCGTCTGGAAGGCGAGGCCAAGTCGAACTTCCGCTTTTTGCATGTCTCTACCGATGAGGTGTATGGGACGCTTGCGCCCACCGACCCTGCGTTTACCGAGGACAACAATTACGAGCCCAATAGCCCGTACTCGGCCAGCAAGGCGGCGTCTGACCACCTGGTGCGTGCCTGGCATCACACCTACGGCTTGCCGGTGCTGACGACTAATTGCAGCAACAACTATGGCCCGCTGCATTTCCCAGAAAAGCTGATTCCGCTGGTCATTGTTAATGCGTTGGCTGGCAAACCGCTGCCTATTTATGGCGACGGCATGCAAGTGCGTGACTGGCTGTATGTGCGAGATCACTGCAGCGCCATTCGCCGCGTGCTCGAAGCAGGTCAACTGGGCGAGACCTATAACGTGGGCGGCTGGAACGAGATGGCCAATATCGACATCGTCAAGACTGTGTGCGGTTTGCTCGATGAGCTGCGCCCGCGCGCCGACGGCAAGGCCTATGTCGAGCAGATCACCTATGTGACCGACCGTCCTGGCCATGACCGCCGCTATGCCATTGATGCCCGCAAGCTCGAGCGTGAGCTGGGCTGGAAGCCTGCCGAGACCTTTGAGACCGGCATTCGCAAGACCGTGCAGTGGTATCTGGCCAACCCTGAATGGGTGGCTCATGTGCAATCAGGCACTTATCGCGACTGGGTGCAAAAGCAGTACACCGCAGAGGCTGCTGCATGA
- the rfbD gene encoding dTDP-4-dehydrorhamnose reductase: MKLLLLGKNGQVGWELQRSLAPLGEVIALDRLSVNVLSGDISDLQTLAQTIRSVRPDVIVNAAAHTAVDKAESEQDLALRLNAEAPEVMALEAKNLGALLVHYSTDYVFDGSGSTARKESDATGPLSVYGRTKLDGEQRIAASDCRHLIFRTSWVYAARGGNFAKTMLRLAQEREQLSVINDQWGAPTGADLIADITAHAVRYVASHEDGCGLYHLVAGGETTWHAYASHVIEQAKNLRPDLAWKVQSIAAVPTTAFPTPAARPLNSRLSTQKLQTAMQLCLPDWQQGVDRMLREIL; this comes from the coding sequence ATGAAGCTGCTGCTGCTGGGCAAGAACGGCCAGGTGGGCTGGGAGCTGCAGCGCAGCCTGGCACCCTTAGGCGAGGTGATTGCACTGGACAGGCTATCCGTCAATGTCTTGAGCGGTGATATCAGTGATTTGCAGACACTGGCGCAGACCATTCGCAGTGTGCGCCCGGATGTCATCGTCAATGCCGCAGCACATACCGCGGTGGACAAGGCTGAGAGCGAGCAGGATTTGGCCTTGCGACTGAACGCCGAGGCACCCGAGGTCATGGCGCTGGAGGCCAAAAACCTGGGTGCCCTGCTGGTGCACTACAGCACTGACTATGTGTTTGATGGATCGGGGAGCACTGCGCGCAAGGAAAGCGATGCGACGGGTCCGCTGTCGGTCTATGGCCGCACCAAGCTCGATGGCGAGCAGCGCATTGCAGCCAGCGACTGCAGGCACCTGATCTTTCGCACCAGCTGGGTCTATGCCGCTCGCGGCGGCAACTTCGCCAAGACCATGCTGCGCTTGGCGCAAGAGCGCGAACAGCTCAGCGTCATCAACGACCAATGGGGTGCACCGACGGGTGCTGACCTGATCGCTGATATCACAGCCCATGCCGTTCGCTATGTGGCAAGCCATGAAGATGGCTGCGGTCTTTACCATCTGGTCGCAGGCGGAGAAACCACCTGGCATGCCTACGCCAGCCATGTGATCGAGCAGGCTAAAAACCTGCGTCCCGATCTGGCCTGGAAGGTGCAAAGCATTGCTGCGGTACCCACCACGGCCTTCCCGACACCTGCCGCACGCCCCTTGAACTCACGCCTGTCTACGCAAAAGCTGCAGACCGCCATGCAACTGTGTCTTCCTGACTGGCAGCAGGGTGTGGATCGCATGCTGCGAGAAATTCTGTAG
- the rfbA gene encoding glucose-1-phosphate thymidylyltransferase RfbA: MTTQRKGIILAGGSGTRLHPATLAISKQLLPIYDKPMIYYPLSTLMLAGIRDILIISTPQDTPRFEQLLGDGSQWGLNLHYEVQPSPDGLAQAFLIGEKFLNGAPSALVLGDNIYYGHDFQLLLKKADVRQEGATVFAYHVQDPERYGVAEFDANGKVLSLEEKPKQPKSNYAVTGLYFYDEHVVEMAKQVKPSPRGELEITDLNAMYLQQGKLNVELMGRGFAWLDTGTHDSLLEAGQFIATLQQRQGLKVACPEEIAYRQKWIDAGQLEKLGQAMSKNGYGQYLLQVLKEKVSA; encoded by the coding sequence ATGACAACACAGCGCAAAGGCATCATTTTGGCGGGTGGCTCCGGCACCCGTCTGCACCCAGCGACTTTGGCCATTAGCAAGCAGCTGCTGCCCATCTACGACAAGCCCATGATTTATTACCCGCTAAGCACGCTGATGCTGGCAGGTATTCGGGACATTCTGATCATTAGCACGCCTCAGGATACGCCTCGTTTTGAGCAACTGCTGGGCGATGGTAGTCAGTGGGGTCTGAACCTGCACTACGAAGTGCAGCCTAGCCCTGATGGACTGGCTCAGGCTTTTTTGATTGGTGAGAAATTCCTCAACGGAGCACCCAGCGCTCTGGTGCTGGGTGACAACATTTACTACGGTCACGACTTCCAGCTGCTGCTCAAAAAAGCAGATGTGCGCCAAGAAGGTGCTACGGTCTTTGCCTATCACGTGCAAGACCCGGAGCGCTATGGTGTGGCCGAGTTTGATGCCAACGGCAAAGTGCTGTCGCTGGAAGAAAAGCCTAAGCAGCCCAAGAGCAACTACGCAGTGACTGGCCTGTATTTTTACGATGAGCATGTGGTGGAAATGGCCAAGCAGGTCAAGCCCTCGCCGCGAGGTGAACTGGAAATTACGGATCTGAATGCCATGTATCTGCAGCAAGGCAAGCTCAACGTAGAGCTGATGGGTCGTGGCTTCGCTTGGTTGGATACCGGCACGCATGACAGTTTGCTGGAGGCGGGGCAATTCATCGCCACACTGCAGCAGCGCCAGGGCCTGAAAGTGGCTTGTCCCGAAGAGATTGCTTATCGCCAGAAGTGGATTGATGCAGGGCAGCTGGAAAAGCTGGGTCAGGCCATGTCCAAGAACGGCTATGGCCAATACCTGCTGCAGGTTCTCAAAGAAAAGGTGAGTGCATGA
- the rfbC gene encoding dTDP-4-dehydrorhamnose 3,5-epimerase, producing the protein MKFTSLAIPDVFLIEPKVFGDARGFFLESFRQDQFNAATGTNYEFIQDNHSRSSKGVLRGLHYQLPPHAQGKLVRVTAGAVFDVAVDIRRSSPTFGKWVGAGLTAENHHQLWIPPGFAHGFLVLSETADFVYKTTAYYAPESDRGLLWSDADIGIAWPQLDVAFSLSDKDQKQPPLKMAQVFD; encoded by the coding sequence ATGAAGTTCACCTCTTTGGCCATTCCCGATGTGTTCTTGATCGAGCCCAAAGTCTTTGGTGATGCGCGTGGCTTTTTCCTGGAAAGCTTTCGCCAAGACCAATTTAACGCGGCAACGGGTACCAACTACGAGTTCATCCAAGACAACCACAGTCGCAGCAGCAAAGGTGTGCTGCGCGGCCTGCACTATCAACTCCCGCCCCATGCACAGGGCAAGCTGGTACGCGTGACTGCTGGCGCGGTGTTTGATGTGGCGGTGGACATTCGCCGCAGCTCGCCCACCTTTGGCAAATGGGTAGGGGCAGGGCTGACTGCTGAAAATCATCATCAGCTGTGGATTCCCCCCGGCTTTGCCCACGGGTTCCTAGTACTCAGCGAGACGGCGGATTTTGTCTACAAGACCACAGCTTATTACGCACCTGAGTCGGATCGCGGCCTGCTCTGGAGCGATGCGGATATTGGCATCGCGTGGCCTCAGCTTGATGTGGCGTTTTCTCTGTCTGATAAGGATCAGAAGCAGCCGCCACTCAAAATGGCGCAAGTGTTCGATTAA
- a CDS encoding zinc ribbon domain-containing protein, giving the protein MTDNADPTSSSYSPAPDAAPPSMVGKHVCPECAGNLEWNAKAQSLKCPYCGTVVPWSEETQPELGQAVVEQDLADALHNPASGRGWGTDERYEVQCQNCRAISVFLNKTTAQRCDFCGSPAIVAHEERNDAITPQSILPFKISDGQVRDKIRQWYGSRWFAPSKLKSAALTDTLHGVYLPYWTFDAHAAAQWSAEAGYYYYTTESYRDSNGNVQTRQVQHVRWESASGSLQHFFDDELVPGTVGVQPNLLRQIEPFPTTTDLKPYSPEFVRGWTVERYQVDLSKAAKLNEEDMDSQLRNLCSQQVPGDTQRNLQVQRQYSGRTFKHTLVPAWLVGYTYGRKTYQIVANGYTGQIAGERPYSWVKITFAVLAVLVLLMLIAPMFVQR; this is encoded by the coding sequence GTGACCGATAACGCAGACCCAACTTCTTCCAGCTACTCCCCTGCCCCTGACGCAGCGCCTCCCTCCATGGTCGGCAAGCATGTCTGTCCCGAATGCGCAGGCAATCTGGAGTGGAACGCCAAAGCCCAGTCGCTCAAGTGCCCCTATTGCGGAACGGTGGTGCCATGGAGTGAAGAAACGCAGCCAGAGCTGGGGCAGGCCGTCGTAGAGCAAGACTTGGCAGATGCCTTGCACAACCCCGCCAGCGGCCGGGGCTGGGGAACGGATGAGCGCTACGAGGTGCAGTGCCAGAACTGCCGCGCCATTTCGGTTTTTTTAAACAAGACAACAGCCCAGCGCTGCGACTTTTGCGGCTCACCCGCCATCGTCGCCCACGAAGAGCGCAATGACGCCATCACGCCGCAAAGCATTTTGCCGTTCAAGATCAGCGACGGGCAAGTTCGCGACAAGATTCGCCAGTGGTATGGCAGCCGCTGGTTTGCACCCAGCAAACTCAAAAGCGCGGCGCTGACAGATACCCTGCACGGCGTCTACCTGCCCTACTGGACGTTTGACGCCCATGCCGCAGCACAATGGAGCGCCGAAGCCGGTTACTACTACTACACCACCGAGTCGTATCGCGACAGCAACGGCAACGTGCAAACCCGCCAAGTGCAGCATGTGCGCTGGGAATCGGCATCTGGCAGCTTGCAGCATTTCTTTGACGATGAGCTGGTGCCCGGCACGGTAGGCGTGCAACCGAATCTGCTGCGCCAAATTGAGCCCTTCCCCACCACCACTGACCTCAAACCCTACAGCCCCGAATTTGTGCGCGGCTGGACAGTGGAGCGTTACCAAGTGGATTTAAGCAAAGCCGCCAAGCTCAATGAAGAGGACATGGATAGCCAACTGCGCAACCTTTGCTCACAGCAGGTCCCCGGCGATACCCAGCGCAACCTGCAGGTGCAGCGCCAGTACTCGGGCCGCACTTTCAAGCACACGCTAGTACCCGCTTGGCTGGTGGGCTACACCTACGGCCGCAAAACTTACCAAATCGTGGCCAATGGCTATACCGGACAGATTGCCGGTGAGCGGCCTTATAGCTGGGTGAAGATCACATTCGCCGTATTAGCGGTGCTTGTGCTGTTGATGCTAATTGCACCGATGTTTGTACAGCGCTAA
- a CDS encoding SPFH and helix-turn-helix domain-containing protein: MDFMKIITKQLIEIIEWTDDSRDTLSYRWPDEDKEIKNGAQLIVRESQQVQFVSEGQFVDLFNPGRHQLTTQNIPILSTLRGWKYGFNSPFKCDVYYINTRLFTGNKWGTSNPIMMRDKDFGVIRLRAFGTYDFRITDPAKFLKEVAGTDQNFRIDEFADTMRSRIVSIFSEALAKAQIPALDVAQRYSELGDALLQLINPPVSEKYGLEITSFLLENVSVPPEVEQAIDKRSSMGAIGNLNDYVKYQMGQAMANGGEGAAAATIPATMAMGFGMAQEMMKGMQSGGGAIAAGAAGAAAADPFSPAASQATQTPAAPAAAGLQVLTPAQAAQMLGVAEADVLAEIQAGNLKARQIGSQWRIAQSALDEFLRG; this comes from the coding sequence ATGGATTTCATGAAAATCATCACCAAGCAACTGATTGAAATCATCGAATGGACCGATGATTCGCGCGACACGCTGTCGTACCGCTGGCCTGATGAGGACAAGGAAATCAAGAACGGCGCTCAGCTGATCGTTCGCGAGTCGCAGCAGGTGCAGTTTGTCTCCGAAGGCCAGTTCGTAGACCTGTTCAATCCGGGTCGCCATCAGCTGACCACGCAGAACATTCCCATCTTGTCCACACTGCGTGGCTGGAAGTACGGCTTCAACTCCCCCTTCAAGTGCGATGTTTACTACATCAACACGCGCTTGTTCACAGGCAACAAATGGGGCACGTCCAACCCCATCATGATGCGCGACAAGGACTTTGGCGTGATTCGTCTGCGCGCCTTTGGTACCTATGACTTCCGCATTACCGATCCGGCTAAGTTCCTCAAGGAAGTGGCAGGAACGGACCAGAACTTCCGCATTGACGAGTTTGCCGACACCATGCGCTCGCGCATCGTCAGCATCTTCTCTGAAGCACTGGCCAAGGCCCAGATTCCCGCACTCGACGTAGCCCAGCGCTATAGCGAACTGGGCGATGCGCTGCTGCAGCTCATCAACCCACCTGTCTCAGAGAAATACGGTCTGGAGATCACCAGTTTCTTGCTGGAAAACGTCTCCGTGCCACCTGAGGTAGAGCAAGCCATCGACAAGCGCTCCAGCATGGGCGCCATTGGCAACCTCAACGACTATGTGAAGTACCAGATGGGCCAAGCCATGGCCAACGGCGGCGAAGGCGCGGCGGCGGCCACCATCCCCGCCACCATGGCCATGGGCTTTGGTATGGCTCAAGAAATGATGAAGGGTATGCAGTCTGGCGGCGGCGCTATCGCCGCAGGAGCAGCAGGAGCAGCTGCCGCAGACCCGTTCTCGCCCGCAGCCTCTCAGGCGACACAAACTCCGGCAGCCCCTGCCGCTGCTGGCCTGCAAGTTCTGACCCCCGCCCAAGCCGCTCAAATGCTAGGCGTAGCCGAGGCCGATGTACTGGCCGAAATTCAGGCTGGCAACCTCAAAGCCCGTCAGATTGGCAGCCAGTGGCGTATTGCGCAGTCGGCACTGGACGAGTTCCTGCGAGGGTAA
- the glyQ gene encoding glycine--tRNA ligase subunit alpha, producing the protein MLTFQQIILKLQSYWAEQGCALLQPYDMEVGAGTSHTGTFLRAIGPEPWKAAYVQPSRRPKDGRFGENPNRLQHYYQFQVVLKPAPDNILELYLGSLEALGFDLKKNDIRFVEDDWENPTLGAWGLGWEVWLNGMEVTQFTYFQQVAGIDCKPATGEITYGLERLAMYLQGKESVYDLVYTDGLKYGDVFHQNEVEQSTYNFEHSNVVFLFSAFTAHEETAGKLIEAQLALPAYEQVLKAGHTFNLLDARGAISVTERAAYIGRIRNLARAVGKSYLDSRARLGFPMAPKQHADEVLAELAKAAEQAAKKAA; encoded by the coding sequence ATGCTGACCTTCCAACAAATCATTCTGAAACTGCAGTCCTACTGGGCCGAACAAGGCTGTGCACTGCTCCAGCCCTATGACATGGAAGTCGGCGCCGGTACATCGCACACCGGCACGTTCTTGCGCGCCATTGGTCCAGAGCCATGGAAGGCGGCCTATGTGCAGCCCAGCCGCCGCCCCAAGGACGGCCGCTTTGGCGAGAATCCCAACCGCCTGCAACATTACTATCAGTTCCAAGTCGTTCTGAAACCAGCACCAGACAATATTCTGGAGTTGTACCTCGGCTCGCTTGAAGCGCTGGGCTTCGATCTGAAGAAGAACGACATCCGCTTTGTGGAAGACGACTGGGAAAACCCCACGCTGGGCGCTTGGGGTTTGGGCTGGGAAGTCTGGCTTAACGGCATGGAAGTGACCCAGTTCACCTACTTCCAGCAAGTGGCCGGCATTGACTGCAAGCCCGCCACCGGCGAAATCACCTACGGACTGGAGCGCTTGGCCATGTACCTGCAGGGCAAAGAGTCTGTTTACGACCTTGTCTACACCGACGGCCTGAAGTACGGCGACGTGTTCCACCAAAATGAAGTGGAGCAGTCCACTTACAACTTCGAGCACTCGAACGTGGTCTTCCTGTTCAGCGCCTTCACTGCGCACGAGGAAACTGCAGGCAAGTTGATTGAAGCTCAACTGGCGCTGCCCGCCTATGAGCAAGTCCTCAAAGCTGGCCACACCTTTAACTTATTGGACGCACGTGGCGCTATCAGCGTGACTGAGCGCGCTGCCTATATTGGGCGCATTCGCAATCTGGCCCGCGCAGTAGGTAAGAGCTATCTTGATAGCCGTGCGCGCCTGGGCTTCCCCATGGCACCTAAGCAGCACGCCGATGAAGTGCTGGCCGA